From a region of the Methylocystis hirsuta genome:
- a CDS encoding beta-ribofuranosylaminobenzene 5'-phosphate synthase family protein: MPAKVSVAASARLHLGFLDMNGGLGRKFGGVGLALDAPATRLTLTRADKNSVDGPEAERAAALLARAQEALGLTQRHRLAMEEAIPAHAGFGSGTQLALAVSAALRRLEDLPNDSAADAALMARGARSGLGAGLFQLGGVVVDGGRGPHTVTPPVVARAEFPDAWRVLLVCDPGDVGLHGADERDAFAELPPFGAATSGEVCRLVLMQILPALAERELAPFGAAVTRIQEIVGDHFAPAQGGRRFTSGKVEAIVARLLADGATGGGQTSWGPTGFAFVESDAAARRLLGRHGAKAREEGLDISIRRGLNRAAKIDAVYAHIA; encoded by the coding sequence ATGCCGGCAAAGGTAAGCGTCGCGGCGAGCGCCCGGCTGCATCTGGGTTTTCTCGACATGAACGGCGGCCTTGGGCGCAAATTCGGCGGCGTCGGCCTCGCGCTGGACGCGCCGGCGACCCGGCTGACCCTGACCCGCGCCGACAAGAATAGCGTCGACGGCCCCGAAGCCGAACGCGCCGCCGCGCTTCTGGCGCGCGCGCAGGAGGCGCTTGGCCTGACGCAGCGCCACAGGCTGGCGATGGAGGAAGCGATTCCCGCCCATGCGGGCTTTGGCTCCGGCACCCAGCTGGCGCTCGCGGTCAGCGCGGCGCTGCGCCGCCTCGAGGACCTGCCGAACGACTCGGCCGCCGATGCGGCGCTGATGGCGCGCGGCGCGCGCTCCGGGCTCGGCGCCGGCCTGTTTCAGCTGGGCGGCGTCGTCGTCGACGGCGGACGCGGGCCTCACACCGTGACGCCGCCGGTCGTCGCTCGCGCCGAATTTCCCGACGCGTGGCGCGTGCTGCTGGTCTGCGATCCGGGCGATGTCGGCCTTCATGGCGCCGACGAGCGCGACGCCTTCGCCGAACTGCCGCCCTTCGGCGCCGCGACAAGCGGCGAAGTCTGCCGGCTGGTGCTGATGCAGATTCTGCCGGCGCTCGCCGAACGCGAGCTCGCGCCCTTCGGCGCCGCGGTGACCCGCATTCAGGAGATCGTCGGCGATCATTTCGCCCCGGCGCAGGGCGGGCGCCGGTTCACCAGCGGCAAGGTCGAGGCGATCGTCGCGCGGCTGCTCGCCGACGGCGCGACCGGCGGCGGCCAGACGTCCTGGGGTCCGACCGGCTTCGCCTTCGTCGAGAGCGACGCGGCGGCGCGCCGCCTGCTCGGGCGCCACGGCGCAAAGGCGCGCGAAGAGGGACTCGACATCTCGATCCGCCGGGGTCTCAACCGCGCCGCGAAAATCGACGCGGTCTACGCGCATATCGCGTGA
- a CDS encoding tRNA nucleotidyltransferase gives MSRKTLRRGFAMAFGPDSLFDYGQTDPGLAILRMAALLAEADGDPDEETLDLLFEQVEAGHLVDADPAQIWPEFARGLMSPAPSRLIKTLRGCGALVEILPEVAALFGVPQISDGEDEVDLGEHLMMSLDTAGKRGASLPTRFALLVMNVGKSDSPREHLPVHYRHVERGRPRIEEICGRFRPPAECRTLALLALAECERVHRVSKMRAGPVALMLERLGAFDAPERFRELMIVCASDFCAHAGREGQPYPKAALLEIALKACAEIAENDSPEARQSARAEAIARAFRSERWSNEVA, from the coding sequence ATGTCGCGCAAGACCCTTCGACGAGGCTTCGCCATGGCCTTTGGACCCGACTCCCTGTTCGACTACGGACAAACCGACCCCGGCCTCGCCATCCTGCGCATGGCGGCGTTGCTCGCCGAAGCCGACGGCGACCCGGACGAGGAAACGCTCGATCTGTTGTTCGAACAGGTCGAGGCCGGCCATCTCGTCGACGCCGACCCCGCGCAGATATGGCCCGAGTTCGCTCGCGGGTTGATGAGCCCGGCGCCGTCGAGACTGATCAAGACCCTGCGCGGCTGCGGCGCGCTTGTCGAAATCCTCCCCGAGGTCGCGGCGCTGTTTGGCGTGCCGCAGATTTCCGATGGCGAGGATGAGGTCGATCTTGGCGAACATCTGATGATGTCGCTCGATACGGCGGGCAAACGCGGCGCGTCCTTGCCCACGCGTTTCGCGCTGCTCGTGATGAATGTCGGCAAATCGGATTCGCCGCGCGAACATCTTCCCGTGCATTACCGACACGTCGAGCGCGGGCGCCCGCGCATCGAGGAGATCTGCGGGCGGTTTCGCCCGCCGGCGGAATGCAGGACCCTCGCGCTGCTGGCGCTCGCCGAATGCGAACGCGTGCATCGCGTCTCGAAAATGCGCGCCGGCCCCGTCGCCCTGATGCTCGAGCGCTTAGGGGCGTTCGACGCGCCCGAGCGTTTTCGCGAGCTGATGATCGTCTGCGCCAGCGATTTTTGCGCCCATGCCGGCCGCGAGGGTCAGCCTTACCCGAAGGCGGCGCTGCTGGAGATCGCGCTCAAGGCCTGCGCCGAAATTGCAGAGAACGACTCCCCGGAGGCGCGCCAGAGCGCCCGCGCCGAGGCGATCGCGCGGGCGTTTCGCTCGGAGCGCTGGTCGAACGAGGTGGCGTAG
- a CDS encoding 4a-hydroxytetrahydrobiopterin dehydratase, whose amino-acid sequence MAKEERAYSEDEVVALLKRELPHWRYENGWIRRKFKTHSWKGTLMVVNTVGHLAEAAWHHPDIAASYAWVEVKLMTHTAKGITDKDFELAKKIEEVVSWRPGKAGGALEGTPETDQRFAYVKYDD is encoded by the coding sequence ATGGCGAAGGAAGAGCGCGCGTATTCCGAGGACGAGGTCGTCGCGCTGCTGAAGCGCGAACTGCCGCACTGGCGCTACGAGAACGGCTGGATCAGGCGCAAGTTCAAGACGCATAGCTGGAAGGGCACGCTGATGGTCGTCAATACGGTCGGCCATCTCGCCGAGGCCGCCTGGCATCACCCCGATATCGCCGCCTCCTACGCATGGGTCGAGGTGAAGCTCATGACCCATACGGCGAAGGGAATCACCGACAAGGATTTCGAACTCGCCAAGAAGATCGAGGAGGTCGTCTCCTGGCGCCCGGGCAAGGCCGGCGGCGCGCTCGAAGGCACGCCCGAGACCGACCAGCGCTTCGCCTATGTGAAATACGACGACTGA
- the folK gene encoding 2-amino-4-hydroxy-6-hydroxymethyldihydropteridine diphosphokinase has translation MRVGFGLGSNLGDKPANIREALRLIEACGLARLDRVSRIYRTPPWGDLDQGDFANACAIGDTALAPYELLAAVKKIEADMGRAPTRRWGPRLIDVDILFLGDHAIDDPELTLPHKELYRRGFVLAPLAEIAPELELDGVTMREALAGADASGVRPWSDE, from the coding sequence ATGCGGGTCGGATTTGGGCTTGGCAGCAATCTTGGCGACAAGCCGGCCAATATACGCGAGGCGCTGCGGCTGATCGAGGCGTGCGGGCTGGCGCGGCTCGATCGGGTCTCGCGGATCTATCGCACGCCGCCCTGGGGCGATCTCGACCAGGGGGATTTCGCCAACGCCTGCGCCATCGGCGACACGGCGCTCGCGCCCTATGAGCTGCTCGCCGCGGTCAAGAAGATCGAGGCCGACATGGGCCGCGCGCCGACGCGGCGCTGGGGGCCGCGGCTGATCGACGTCGATATTCTTTTCCTCGGCGACCACGCGATCGACGATCCGGAGCTGACCCTGCCGCACAAGGAGCTTTACCGCCGCGGTTTCGTTCTCGCGCCGCTCGCCGAAATCGCCCCTGAACTCGAACTGGACGGCGTCACCATGCGCGAGGCGCTGGCCGGCGCTGACGCGAGCGGCGTGCGTCCGTGGTCGGACGAATAG
- a CDS encoding avidin/streptavidin family protein, with amino-acid sequence MLLEKSVVRAAKGTGAPVDFSGDWKNELGSIATFVQKGDVLTGKYVSAVSESGTSATGVLSGFVDGDLISFVVHWDDFQAITAWVGQLAAKAPTQTIHTLWQMTTQVSPGEEWASINAGADDFVRV; translated from the coding sequence ATGCTTCTCGAAAAATCGGTCGTGCGTGCGGCGAAGGGCACGGGAGCGCCGGTGGATTTCTCCGGCGACTGGAAAAATGAGCTCGGCTCGATCGCCACTTTCGTTCAGAAGGGCGACGTTCTGACAGGCAAATATGTGAGCGCGGTGAGCGAGAGCGGAACGTCGGCGACCGGCGTTCTCAGCGGATTTGTCGATGGCGATCTGATTTCCTTCGTCGTGCACTGGGATGATTTCCAGGCCATTACGGCCTGGGTCGGCCAGCTCGCCGCGAAGGCGCCGACGCAAACGATCCATACGCTGTGGCAAATGACGACGCAGGTTTCGCCAGGCGAAGAGTGGGCGTCGATCAACGCCGGGGCCGATGATTTCGTGCGGGTCTAG
- the folP gene encoding dihydropteroate synthase translates to MAFDVQAIATARDRFLSLIGTRPVIMGIVNVTPDSFSDGGRFATRDAALAQAQRLVSTGADIVDVGAESTRPGHTPLTAEEEWARLAPLLAALVAQAGAPVSIDTYKAETARRALGEGVCLVNDVWGLQRDPLMAPTIAQAGAAVAIMHNRETTEPEIDIVADMKRFFARSLEIARRAGVPERHILLDPGIGFGKSREQNYDALRAIPELLALGFPLLIGVSRKSIFKGLGDGVLEGRLVGTLAANLFAARDGAQVFRVHDAAEHRAAFEVMRILAARPGG, encoded by the coding sequence TTGGCTTTCGACGTCCAGGCGATCGCGACGGCGCGCGATCGCTTTCTTTCGCTGATCGGAACGCGTCCCGTGATCATGGGGATCGTCAACGTTACGCCCGATTCCTTCTCGGACGGCGGGCGGTTCGCGACGCGTGACGCTGCGCTGGCGCAGGCGCAGAGGCTCGTCAGCACTGGCGCCGACATCGTCGATGTCGGCGCGGAGTCGACGCGTCCCGGCCACACGCCGCTCACCGCGGAGGAGGAGTGGGCGCGGCTTGCGCCGTTGCTCGCCGCGCTGGTGGCGCAGGCGGGCGCGCCGGTGTCGATCGACACCTATAAGGCCGAGACGGCGCGGCGCGCGCTTGGCGAAGGCGTCTGTCTCGTCAATGACGTGTGGGGCCTGCAGCGCGATCCTTTGATGGCTCCAACGATCGCGCAAGCCGGCGCCGCCGTGGCGATCATGCATAATCGCGAGACGACGGAGCCGGAGATCGACATCGTCGCCGACATGAAGCGCTTCTTCGCCCGCTCGCTCGAGATTGCGCGGCGCGCCGGCGTGCCGGAGCGGCATATTCTGCTGGATCCAGGGATCGGCTTCGGCAAGAGCCGCGAGCAGAACTATGACGCGCTGCGCGCCATTCCGGAGCTGCTGGCGCTAGGATTCCCGCTGCTCATCGGCGTCTCGCGCAAATCAATCTTTAAGGGCCTGGGCGACGGCGTTCTCGAGGGACGGCTCGTCGGCACGCTGGCCGCCAATCTTTTCGCCGCGCGCGACGGCGCGCAGGTCTTTCGCGTGCATGACGCCGCCGAGCATCGCGCGGCTTTCGAAGTCATGCGCATTCTCGCCGCGCGCCCGGGAGGTTGA